The following proteins are encoded in a genomic region of Glycine max cultivar Williams 82 chromosome 18, Glycine_max_v4.0, whole genome shotgun sequence:
- the LOC100803075 gene encoding leucine-rich repeat receptor-like serine/threonine-protein kinase BAM3 — protein sequence MATLSSFSFVPFCMFFFLVCLTSPAYVSSLPLSLRRQASILVSMKQDFGVANSSLRSWDMSNYMSLCSTWYGIQCDQDNISVVSLDISNLNASGSLSPSITGLLSLVSVSLQGNGFSGEFPRDIHKLPKLRFLNMSINMFSGNLSWKFSQLKELEVLDAYDNAFNCSLPQGVIGLPKIKHLNFGGNYFSGEIPPSYGKMWQLNFLSLAGNDLRGFIPSELGNLTNLTHLYLGYYNQFDGGIPPQFGKLTNLVHLDIANCGLTGPIPIELGNLYKLDTLFLQTNQLSGSIPPQLGNLTMLKALDLSFNMLTGGIPYEFSALHELTLLNLFINKLHGEIPHFIAELPKLETLKLWQNNFTGVIPSNLGQNGRLIELDLSTNKLTGLVPKSLCVGKRLKILILLKNFLFGSLPDDLGQCHTLQRVRLGQNYLTGPLPHEFLYLPELLLVELQNNYLSGGFPQSTSNTSSKLAQLNLSNNRFSGTLPASISNFPNLQILLLSGNRFTGEIPPDIGRLKSILKLDISANSFSGTIPPGIGNCVLLTYLDLSQNQLSGPIPVQVAQIHILNYLNVSWNHLNQSLPKELRAMKGLTSADFSYNNFSGSIPEGGQFSLFNSTSFVGNPQLCGYDSKPCNLSSTAVLESQQKSSAKPGVPGKFKFLFALALLGCSLIFATLAIIKSRKTRRHSNSWKLTAFQKLEYGSEDITGCIKESNVIGRGGSGVVYRGTMPKGEEVAVKKLLGINKGSSHDNGLSAEIKTLGRIRHRYIVRLLAFCSNRETNLLVYDYMPNGSLGEVLHGKRGEFLKWDTRLKIAIEAAKGLCYLHHDCSPLIIHRDVKSNNILLNSDFEAHVADFGLAKFMQDNGGSECMSSIAGSYGYIAPEYAYTLKVDEKSDVYSFGVVLLELITGRRPVGDFGEEGLDIVQWTKMQTNWNKEMVMKILDERLDHIPLAEAMQVFFVAMLCVHEHSVERPTMREVVEMLAQAKQPNTF from the exons ATGGCTACCCTTTCTTCTTTCAGTTTTGTACCCTTTTGCATGTTCTTCTTCCTTGTGTGCCTCACTAGTCCTGCTTATGTTTCTTCACTTCCTCTTTCCCTGAGAAGGCAAGCTTCAATCCTTGTTTCTATGAAGCAAGATTTTGGAGTTGCAAACTCTTCTCTGAGGAGCTGGGACATGTCAAATTACATGTCCCTTTGCAGCACTTGGTATGGCATTCAGTGTGACCAGGACAACATCTCTGTGGTGTCACTTGACATATCTAATTTGAATGCCTCAGGGTCACTTTCACCTTCCATCACAGGACTCTTGAGCCTTGTGAGTGTCTCACTCCAGGGAAATGGCTTCTCTGGGGAGTTTCCAAGGGACATTCACAAGCTACCAAAGCTGAGGTTCCTCAACATGTCTATCAACATGTTCAGTGGGAACTTGAGTTGGAAATTCTCCCAGCTGAAGGAGCTTGAAGTGCTGGATGCCTATGACAATGCTTTCAATTGCTCACTTCCTCAGGGTGTCATTGGTCTCCCAAAGATCAAGCACTTGAACTTTGGAGGGAACTACTTCTCTGGAGAAATCCCTCCAAGCTATGGAAAAATGTGGCAGCTCAACTTTCTGTCTCTTGCAGGGAATGATTTGAGAGGCTTCATACCAAGTGAGCTTGGGAATCTCACTAACCTGACTCATCTTTACTTGGGATACTACAATCAGTTTGATGGTGGAATCCCTCCTCAGTTTGGTAAGCTGACCAATTTGGTTCATCTAGACATTGCAAACTGTGGCTTGACAGGTCCAATTCCTATTGAGTTGGGAAACCTCTACAAGTTAGACACTCTTTTCTTGCAAACCAATCAGCTAAGTGGTTCAATCCCTCCCCAGTTAGGAAACTTGACTATGTTAAAAGcccttgatctatcattcaaCATGCTCACAGGAGGCATCCCTTATGAGTTCTCAGCCCTTCATGAGCTTACTCTCTTGAACTTGTTTATAAACAAGTTGCATGGAGAAATTCCTCACTTCATTGCTGAGCTACCTAAATTGGAGACTCTGAAGCTGTGGCAGAACAACTTCACTGGAGTGATTCCTTCAAATCTTGGCCAGAATGGAAGGTTGATTGAGCTTGATTTGTCAACAAATAAGCTCACTGGTTTGGTGCCAAAATCTCTATGCGTCGGAAAGAGGCTGAAAATCTTGATCCTGCTGAAGAACTTTCTGTTTGGATCTTTGCCTGATGATCTTGGTCAATGCCACACACTCCAAAGAGTCCGTTTGGGCCAGAACTATTTAACTGGGCCACTGCCACATGAGTTTCTTTATTTGCCTGAGCTATTACTTGTGGAGCTACAGAACAATTATCTTAGTGGTGGCTTTCCACAATCAACAAGCAACACATCCTCCAAACTAGCACAGTTGAACCTATCAAACAACCGGTTTTCGGGGACTCTTCCAGcctcaatttcaaattttccaAACTTGCAAATCCTTCTGCTCAGTGGAAACAGATTCACAGGTGAAATCCCACCAGATATAGGGAGATTGAAAAGTATCCTCAAGTTGGATATTAGTGCTAACAGCTTTTCAGGTACTATTCCCCCTGGGATAGGTAACTGTGTCTTACTCACCTATTTAGATTTGAGCCAAAACCAACTATCAGGCCCTATTCCGGTCCAAGTTGCTCAAATTCACATATTAAATTATCTCAATGTCTCATGGAACCACCTAAACCAAAGCCTGCCCAAGGAACTTAGGGCCATGAAGGGTTTAACTTCAGCAGATTTCTCTTACAATAACTTCTCAGGCTCAATACCTGAGGGGGGCCAATTCTCACTCTTTAATTCCACATCCTTTGTTGGTAACCCTCAGCTATGTGGATATGACTCCAAGCCATGCAATCTTTCTTCAACAGCTGTGTTGGAATCTCAACAAAAAAGCAGTGCAAAACCTGGGGTCCCTGGGAAGTTCAAGTTCCTCTTTGCTTTGGCATTGTTGGGGTGTTCATTGATTTTTGCAACATTGGCAATCATCAAGAGTAGAAAGACAAGGAGGCACTCCAATTCATGGAAGTTAACAGCATTCCAGAAGCTGGAATATGGGAGTGAGGACATCACAGGGTGCATAAAGGAAAGCAATGTCATAGGAAGAGGAGGATCAGGTGTTGTATACAGAGGAACCATGCCTAAGGGAGAGGAAGTGGCAGTGAAGAAGCTCTTAGGAATCAACAAAGGCTCTTCCCATGACAATGGCCTCTCTgcagaaataaaaacattggGGAGAATCAGGCACAGGTACATTGTGAGGCTACTAGCATTTTGTTCAAACAGAGAGACCAATTTGCTTGTTTATGATTATATGCCAAATGGAAGCTTGGGAGAAGTCTTGCATGGGAAGAGGGGTGAGTTTCTCAAGTGGGACACTAGGCTCAAAATAGCCATAGAAGCTGCAAAAGGACTTTGCTATTTGCACCATGATTGTTCCCCTTTGATCATCCATAGGGATGTAAAGTCAAACAACATATTGTTGAACTCTGACTTTGAGGCTCATGTTGCTGATTTTGGGCTTGCCAAGTTCATGCAAGATAATGGGGGATCAGAGTGCATGTCTTCCATTGCTGGCTCTTATGGCTATATTGCTCCAG AATATGCATACACATTGAAAGTGGATGAGAAAAGTGATGTTTATAGCTTTGGAGTGGTGCTGCTAGAACTGATAACGGGACGAAGGCCAGTGGGGGATTTTGGTGAAGAAGGATTAGACATTGTTCAATGGACCAAGATGCAAACCAATTGGAACAAAGAGATGGTGATGAAGATCCTTGATGAGAGGCTAGATCACATTCCTTTAGCTGAAGCAATGCAGGTGTTTTTTGTGGCAATGTTGTGTGTTCATGAACACAGTGTGGAGCGACCAACCATGAGGGAAGTGGTTGAAATGCTTGCTCAAGCAAagcaaccaaacacattttaa